GTTGCTGAACCGGTGGATTCGGGATATACATCCGGaaatgaagacgatgagccTGCTCCAACACCAGCTACTATCCGGGCAGACCCGTATGAGAAATCCTTTACGGAAAGGTGGTTGACCGGCTTCTTATCTCGTGCCGAAAGCCTGGAGATCTTTACCTCGGAGGAAATTAGCCAGCGCGCTTTGGACCAGGCAGCATATATCTTCGAATCACTTTTTGCAAGCGCTTTGGACCAAGATGATCAGAACTCGCCATTCTTACGACAGTTTTCTTTCGACGCACATCCAACTCAAGGAGAGAAAAAACACATTTCGGTGCAGTTGAACGATGGGCTTGCTGGGACAAATGACTCAGACTTTGAAGATGTGGGCCTCCAGAGCTGGGGTGCTTCCATCGTCTTTTCAGACATGTTGTGCGCGACTCCAGAACGATTCGGTCTCACAGGCCTTTCTCTCACAAAACATAATCGAATTATCGAGCTTGGTGCGGGCACTGGGCTTGTGAGCCTTGTTCTCGGAAAATTGATTCCAGCGCTGGGTATCACGGATTCCAAGATCATCGCCACCGACTATCACCCAGCTGTTCTCGGGAATCTGCAATCCAACATAGATATCAACTACCCAGATGATGCATCGGCCGTTGAAACAAGGTGTCTCGACTGGGCAGACTTTTCGCTCGATACTCCTTTCGATGTGCCTGCTAGTATGCTTTTCGCAACAGATGTAGTATACGCTCCTGAGCACGCGCGCTGGCTACGCGACTGTGCCACACAGCTTCTCTCAGAAGGCGGTGTTTTCTGGTTGCTGGTCACCATACGACCTAATGGCAAATTTGCGGGCATTGGGGACACTGTCGAGGCTGCTTTTACAGCAGACGAAAGACCGTGTGGGAAGGGCGGGAAGAAACTTGATATTTTTGAGAGACAGAAATTAGATAAACGAAGTGGTGTAGGAAGAGGAGATGAGAGTCATTATGAGCTTTTCAGAATTGGTTGGGCGTAGACGGATTGAAAGAATTTAGACAAAAGATGTAGACTAGAGACATGATAGACAAGGGAAACTTgatagactagactagatgATTAGAATGATAGGTATGACGACAGGCCGCACATGGATACAGACCCGGGCGAAGAAGATGAGTCAGGTCGAGATGCCAACGGAACAACGCCAAGCTCTATATATGTATAATAACGAGGTGCAACTCTACCAAACGCACAGAAATGCCAAATATCTATTAGATCGGCAGTAAGTGGACAAACAGCCCCTCCAAAACTCCATCTAaatatccttcttctcagcagcggcggcggcagcgatTCTCTTCTTTGCCATGGTGTTGAAAAACGTTCCCAGACAGAAACCCACCAAGCTAAAGAACGGCGCAAACATCTCTTTAGGCACAAACAAGTTTGCAAAAGTCAATAGTATCGGGTGCAGCGCGCACATTCCCTTTGTCATGGGAACCAGCCCAGCGCGTACTGCACCACGGACTTGATCGGTTGTTTTGGCGCCGGCAATGATGGCCATGGAAGCGAGATAGACAGTGTTTTGAATAGGGAAGAACTACAAGATCAGCTACGTGGAATACATGTCAGCAGAAGACAGGGACGTACAAAAAGCATGGTGATAATTTGCTGAAGCAGGATCTTGCCAGGGAATTGCTTCTGAACCATGGTGTTGAGGAAATGTGTTAGCGGCGCGGCGACGCAAGCCCCGTAAAAAGCCATCTTGGGAACGCGCGATGTGATTGCTGGGCCGTAGCCCGGACGGGCATAAGCAAAATATGATGCTACAATTTCAGTCAAGGCTGATAAAGAGCCTTGGGTACACATTTTGGTGCGGAGAGGTTTTAATTGGAGTTGTTTGAGGTAAGCCTGCGATATGAGTATTTGTCTTGTGATGGACAACAATGCACAGAACTTACTGCCAGGAGGGCTTTCGGGTCAATAGCGCTTTTTCCATTTTGTATGCTTGTGAGAGATGACATTTGGACGGTTGTGCTTTGCTGTGAGTTGTCTAGAGTGTAAAGTGAGTGAATTGAGGTGAGATGATTGAAatgtgttgttgttatttGATGACGATCGATAGGAGAAGGTCAAGGGTGAAAGGTATAATGTGCCTGAGGCAGAGAGAACCAAATCAAATCAGCCGTATATATCAGCCGCGGTCCTCGGCCCGAGCTCCCCCCCCCCGCTTGGCTTGGAGGAGATTACTTAGTCGGGGATAACTAAGATGAAGATAAATCAATATCAAATACACAATTAAAATCTGTATTGTTACTAGGAAACTATGGATTTGAAAGATTACATTGAGCGAACATTTCGTTAGTAAGAGAGGCGAAAGCCTTTTTGTGCTGTCAAATCTCGGCCGACTGTGGAGATGAAGTACGTACATGTTCTAAATCCAAGATCTGGGGAAAGGTGGAGAAATGGGGTAAACTCTAGGGTTAcaagataggtaggtacctcgGGACGTTGTAGAATAGTTTAGACAGGTATCTAGTACCTTTATAAAAGACAGAAAATTAACACTAGCTAGCTACATCAATCACCCAGCGTGAGTAGACTGTTGAAAATTCAGAGACTTTTATTTGACCTAGAAAATACAACGAGGGATTCGCCCAACGAGACGCTTCTATTTCTCTATCGTGTGTCTAGTCTATATGCTACAAGACCGACCCTTCTCAGAAGTCTCTTTAAGCAGCCATTCCTTCCACTTCTCGTCCTTGAGGATATACCTAACCCTGGCCTCCAACCACTCTGTGTTCCCCCAGAATCCCCAAGACGCCTGGAATCTACACCAATCGACAAGCGCACACTCCCAGTGTCTCACGAACGTAGCCCATTCATAATCAAGCGACTCTTTATCAGCAGGCCGACGACCAAGCAATGTCTCTTGATACAAGTACAACAAAGTCTCCTCGCCATGGTCCATCGCCATCTCGTGCGGTATCGAGGGTTTGTCGGTTAGCATATCCAGCGGGACAGAACATGTGAATAGCTTGGCAAGATCGCAAACACCGAGACCTAGGCCGACATACTGGAAATCGAAGAAGCAGACATCTTCACCAGACTCGGTGGTGAAGAGGTTTTCAGATTTGACGTCGCCGTGGATCAACGTCTCGAATGGTCGACCAGTCGGAGTCAGGAATTCGGCTACTAGTTCCGCCATTGATTTGCCTTGCCCTTGCAAGGGCTTACAAAAAGCCTCGGACCATTCAGAGTATGTATCGACAGCAAGTGAATTGTACTCGCTGCGTCGTGTGGCGAGATAAGTGTACCCGCCGTTGAGCCACAACTTGGTCCCTCCAGTCTGAGTCTCTCGTCTTTTAAACTCCTCCAGTGGTGGAAGGAGATAGTCATCGAGATTTGGGGGTAGTGACTTCCATGAGCTACTATGGAACCTGGCCAACCACTCCAATGCAGACTGTACCTGTCTTGGCCCAAGAACGGATCTCTTGCCCCCTTCGACGGGAAACTTGACCCTCAAATCCGTAAGGATCGTAGCGGTAAGGTCTTTGAGCTCACCGCCCTCATGTTTCGATTCCCAGCTCGAGGCCAAGCAATGCGCCACAGCTGTGTCCTCTTCCAAGTGCGGAGCAACATGCTCATAGAAATACTGCTCAACATCGTAACTCAGAATCTTGCGTAGATGTCCTTCATCAGTTGGACCAGGTGGGGGAGAAATAAGCTTAAGGATGAGAAAGAAAGTGTTGTTCGATCCTCTTGCGTGCGCGAGGTGGCGGACTGCAGCTGCGGCTTTAAAATCGGTTGGTCTTGCGGTGAGAGCACAGATGTCGCCATATCCTGCCCATAGTGTTTGTAGTTCTCTAAAAGAAGTGATTTCGAGACCCAGAGGCTCAAGGAGTACCTCGGCGACTCGCTTGGAACTGGCCATTTTGGGTTGTGTTGATGAGACGATAGTCAGGTAATGACTGGAACATGTTGAGCTACGTCATTGAGGTAGTAAACGGGCCGGAATATCATTTCGGATGTGGGAAGCGGGTCATTCTGTCCagttttataatttaataattgtcgatttcgcattagacttcgagggatacccatatcaatttgACAAGAGGAtaaacaccaccaaaaaCGAACGATGACTGTGATAAAGGATCAACCTCAATCGAGAATGCGCCGACGTTGGGCAGAGCAGGTCATGCAGACACAGCCTCGTTTATCCCTTTGTGGGTCATTTCCGAGCAAAAGATCATTAGCGAGATTGCTATGTAGGGCTGAATAACTCCATCCGTACATATTGTCAAACTCGGCGGTGAACATGTCACTGATGCGCAACGATTAGTGATTGGATTCCGAGGCAGTGCATCTTTACTAATGACTGACTGCCTTTTCATTAATTGGACCTTCCTTTCGTGTTTCAAGATGGGTTGCCTCTAGCCAAAAGGCTCAATTCCCTTACAGGGAACATTCCAAAAAGTCAGCCAAAAGCAAGGACGTGGCGGAGTTTAAGCATAAACGTCCTGAAAGGGGCCTAACGGGGCGCTACAATTCCGCTGGgaaaaaacaaaacatgcCCAAGGATCACCATTCGCTACTGAGACGAATGTCACCATGAGCAAGGCTGAGTCTGGCAAGCAGGGGTATCGCTGTGGCGTCACAGGGAACATGGCATTGTGTTATTGGTCAAGAGCGTGTTGTAGGATTCAATGGATGAGAATACAAAACAACTGTAATTTCCTACTTCTTTTCTgaaattcttatatatttaacctCTCTCCATAGGTATTCAGACAAAGTTCTCAAACACCAACCAAACCTCATCAACCTTTCTCACACTTGATCAATTGTACTCTccaaacacaaacacaaacacagacacagacacaaaCATCATGAAGTCGTCAATTCCTCTCGCTCTGCTCGGCTTAGCTCCATACATGGCCCAAGCCCAGAAGAGCACCACCAAATATAGCAGCACAACCGTCTTTATTCCCCCAGTAAAGACTGGTTCTGCAACCGACATTTACGCCTCCATCATCACCTCAGACGAAAGCAGCACAGAATACCTCCTTGGCTGCCAAACAGCGCTTGATGCGTCAACATACTCCTGCGACAATGACTTCTCAGGTATCACATATAcccgctacgagtccagcATAGACGTCCAATTCGGTGTGACATCGTTTGGTTGCGAAACGGGCAATGGCCGAGCTATTTGCGCTTCCAAGACTGCCACAAGCGAAGCAGGGACAAGAACTCTTACGTCATCTGAGAGCTCTCTCTGGATGACCGCCATCACCTTTGTCGATgttaagaagagaaagacaaCTGCTACCCACGCACAAGAGACCAA
This Fusarium poae strain DAOMC 252244 chromosome 3, whole genome shotgun sequence DNA region includes the following protein-coding sequences:
- a CDS encoding hypothetical protein (TransMembrane:4 (i71-90o102-127i139-162o168-187i)) produces the protein MSSLTSIQNGKSAIDPKALLAAYLKQLQLKPLRTKMCTQGSLSALTEIVASYFAYARPGYGPAITSRVPKMAFYGACVAAPLTHFLNTMVQKQFPGKILLQQIITMLFFFPIQNTVYLASMAIIAGAKTTDQVRGAVRAGLVPMTKGMCALHPILLTFANLFVPKEMFAPFFSLVGFCLGTFFNTMAKKRIAAAAAAEKKDI
- a CDS encoding hypothetical protein (BUSCO:35971at5125) — its product is MASSKRVAEVLLEPLGLEITSFRELQTLWAGYGDICALTARPTDFKAAAAVRHLAHARGSNNTFFLILKLISPPPGPTDEGHLRKILSYDVEQYFYEHVAPHLEEDTAVAHCLASSWESKHEGGELKDLTATILTDLRVKFPVEGGKRSVLGPRQVQSALEWLARFHSSSWKSLPPNLDDYLLPPLEEFKRRETQTGGTKLWLNGGYTYLATRRSEYNSLAVDTYSEWSEAFCKPLQGQGKSMAELVAEFLTPTGRPFETLIHGDVKSENLFTTESGEDVCFFDFQYVGLGLGVCDLAKLFTCSVPLDMLTDKPSIPHEMAMDHGEETLLYLYQETLLGRRPADKESLDYEWATFVRHWECALVDWCRFQASWGFWGNTEWLEARVRYILKDEKWKEWLLKETSEKGRSCSI
- a CDS encoding hypothetical protein (SECRETED:SignalP(1-19)~TransMembrane:1 (n4-12c19/20o205-226i)); protein product: MKSSIPLALLGLAPYMAQAQKSTTKYSSTTVFIPPVKTGSATDIYASIITSDESSTEYLLGCQTALDASTYSCDNDFSGITYTRYESSIDVQFGVTSFGCETGNGRAICASKTATSEAGTRTLTSSESSLWMTAITFVDVKKRKTTATHAQETKSSSPKLCKRKVRDHVSGGSGDGSDSGSGTGTDSGSSVNKKPNNDNDQDCSAASMASFSWAALAMGLGGYLGLNLA